DNA sequence from the Moorena sp. SIOASIH genome:
TGCAGCGCGGTCTTGGGGGTTTCCCCCACTCGCGCTTTGCATCAAGACAAGGTACGGTGGGGCACACCGAAACCTGGGTCATAGACCCTCTACGCTTGGGGAGAGGAGACCTCTATTTTTCCTGGCTCCGGCCTGGTTGAACAAGTCATCTCGTTGAATCAAGAATCCCCGTCCTTCCAGGGTGGGGAGTGTCAAGATGCCAATGCACTGGCTACTTCTACCAACCACACCCGACGCAATGTTCAGGGCGTAGCGGTTGGCGATCTCAACCATGATGGTTTCTCTGATATCGTTTCGGTGTCTAACTTTGACTCCCCCGAACCCATACCCCTACAGCCCTATCCCTTCACCTATGGTTCACCGTTTGACGAAACAGCACTGTTTGTACCCACTTTCGTTCCCACTGAAAACCCTGGAGAATTTGTTTGGAGTGGGTTGGAACTACCAGATGGTACCCTCTCTGTAGAAATCAATAGTGCCGATAATGGTAACGGCTGGGTGGAAGTGCAAGGCATAGGCACGGTTGGTCTCACACCCGATGGTCATGTCAATCGTGATGGCATTGGCGCTGTGTTTTTCTTTACCCCAGACAATGGTCAGACAGTGATGCAGCCAATTCTAGGTGGCTCAAGCTATGCCTCCCAGGATAGTTTGGCTGCCAACTTTGGTCTTGGGTCGAGCCTCCAAGGAACTCTTGAAGTACTCTGGCCCGGTGGAGTTCGCAATCGACTCTACAATGTTAGGAATTTTGAACGACTGTTGTTCCCCGAAATTCCCTGTAGCTTTGATGGGTACTGGTCTAATCGACTAGAATATGAAACCTGTGTCGATACAGCACTCACAGACCTAGTTAACACAGGTGTTCTCCCTCGTCAACAAGTAAGTCGGTTCTTTGAGAGTGCGATCAGAGCCTTCAACGAATCCCAAACGGTTCCTGAACCCTCTACCATCATGGGCTTAGGTATCCTTTTGGGACTTGGCTATTTGTCCAGAAAGCATGATAACTGATTAATATCAAGTCCGGTGGGCGATAGGAAGTCGCAGATAGGCGCTCACCGGACTTGATATCACCAGGATTTGGGATTCAGTTGAGAGCGATCGCATTCTACAGAAGATTCTACAGATTCAAGCTGTCTGACCCTTGGGGAGAGCGCTATGAAGCTTTGCAGTTGCTATTTTGGCATGACTCTTTCTAGGATAATGTCATACCTTTAAACCTTTTTGCCATACTGCCCTCTTCCAACGCCATAGATTCGCTGATGTATATTTCCTGCCTCGGCAGTGGGATTACAATTCCCTCTTGTTCAAATCTTTCTTTTATAATTCGGCTGAGGTCACAATAGGCCGTCCAGTAATCCTCTCTCTTGGTATATGCCATAAACCAAATGTTAACAGCATATTCAGCCAATTCACCGGTATCAATCCAAGGTCCTGGGTCTTTCAATACTAAAGGATGAGAGTTAGCAATATCGTTAAGAACTTGGATCGCTTGAGTAATACTATTTTGGTAGCTGACCCTTACTGTGATAAAGATAGCGCGGACGGGGCTACTGGTTTCGTTCTCAATAATATTCCCCCAGACTGAATTGTTAGGAACAATAATAATTTTACTTTGAGAAGTCTTGATTGTGGTGCAAATTAAGTTAACATCCTGAACCTTACCTTTTACCCCAGCTACTTCAATCATATCCCCAACGTCGAAAGGTTTATAGAGTAATATCATTAACCCATTGGCCAAGTTACCGAGGGTACTTTGGAAAGCAAACGCTACTACAAAACCAGCAGCTCCAATCATAGCGATCAGTGGGCCAATACTTACCTCTAGGGCAGTAATCCCGACAAGAATACCCACCACAAATAATCCTTGGCGGGTTAGACTAACCAAGAACTGACCCAACATCACTGAGATATTTGGGAACATCCCCAAAGATTTCTCGAGTACTGTTCCTAAGATTACCGAGAGGATGCTAAAGCCAGCAATGATTCCTATACATTTGCCAATGTTATTCGCCCAGCGGACACCTCCTTCTTTAGACTGGAGCCAGCCAACGATAGTAATCCAGGTTCCTTGAGTGTCGGTTACATCAACCTTAATCCCACTGATGGCATTGACGTATTTTTGGTACAACTTGACATCACCACCTTTAAGTTCCAGCTCTTCAAGTACCACCTCAAAGCGATCGCTCAAACCAGCCCGTTCATCCCGGAGTTTCGTGATGTTGACCAGTACTTGTTTTTTTACTTCGGTCTTGGCCTCGACCGCTTCTTCTATCTTTTCTTGAGCTTTGTCCAGTCCCTGTTCAGTCTTTTTCTGCTGTTGTTCATCCGTAACCACTTTGTTGCTAATTGTCCCAATCTGCTCTTGAACCTTAGCAACTTCCTCGTCTGAGGTTTTCGCTTTATTTTTATCCTCTTCCGTACTTTCAACTGCTTTATCAATCGCCCCTTGCAAGGTTTTATCCTGCTGGGTCTTTTTTTCTTCTTTTACCGCTTCTTCTACTGACTCCTGAGCTTTTTTGAGAGCTTCCTGTGCTTCAACAGCCGCGTCATTAGCTTCAACGGAAGCTGATGGCGATGGCTCAGTCTCTATTTTTTCTTTAGTGTCTTTGGCTTCCTCAAGAGCCTTTTTGGCATCTTCTAGGGCATCAACAGCTTCCTTAGATTGTTGAAGCTCTCGATTTTTGCGCTTGACAGCAATTTCCGCATCGCTGAGTTCTTTAACTTTAGTTTTAAGCAAGAACATCCACCCCTGAGCTTCACCCTCTAGCTCATCTAATGTCAATGGCTTGAGCAATAGCTCTAGCTCCTCAATCGGAATAGTTGGATCTGCAGTTGTAACTGCTTGCTGATTGGGTGATTTAGTGGTCTGTTGAGCTTGGACAGGTAACCACCATGCCCCAACGATTAAGAGACTGCCAAACAAAATGCTAATTTTCTTTTGTCGGTAACGAATCATTAGTTTTTCGTGTTGATAAGACGTTAATTAAGATGTAACCTGTATAGTTTGGTTCACTGTTAAGTGTTAACCAGCGATGCAGCGCGGTCTTGGGGGTTTCCCCCATGAGCGACTGCATCAAGACAATGAAGATGCAACCTGTATAGTTTGGTTCACTGTTGAGTGTTAACCGTTGACTGTGAACAGTTGCTCCCCGATTACCCCCCGAAGATCGGCAGGGCTGTAACTATTGCTCGATCTAGACTCAGGGGGGTAGAGCACCAGAGGAGCGGATCTGAATTTTCCGCAAATATTGGGGATTTTAACAGAATTTATCCCTTTCTAATTCTCTGTATCTAACCAAGAAATGAATAGCCGGGGGCAGTCAATATAGCGCTACGCGCCAGGCAAGAGGCAAGAGGCAAAAGGCAAAAGCTTACTAAAACAGCTTTTCAGCTTTTATCAATGTCCTAAGCTTAATGAGTAGTACTATAGTGGCTGTATCTCACTGTCTTGATCCCAAGGGCGAGTGGGGGAAACCACGGCAGTATAGCGCTACGCGCCAGGCAAGAGGCAAGAGGCAAAAGGCAAAAGCTTACTAAAACAGCTTTTCAGCTTTTATCAATGTCCTAAGCTTAATGAGTAGTACTATAGTGGCTGTATCTCACTGTCTTGATCCCAAGGGCGAGTGGGGGAAACCACGGCAGTTGCTCATGGGGCGAACCCCCGCAGGTCGGCGCTGGCTCCCCAACACCACGCTGCCTCCCCAAGACCGTGCTACCTCGCTGCATCGCTTTTGGAAAAATACGACCATTGAAGGCTAAAACACTTCTCCAGTTCCTTGAGTTATAGATTTACAACGTTAAGATGCACCTGTGAATAGTGAAAATTTTACACTCAACTATAAATAGTTAATAATGCATAGATAGCCTTTTATTGGCTCAAATCAAGGGATATGCTTATTTTTGACCAACATTTTTCATCCAACTTACACCTTGGACAAAAATTTTGGCCAATCTTCCCTGAGCACCGACTAGGATTTTATCATATCTTGATTTCCCTGGCTGCTAATTAGAGCATCTTTTAACCCACATTCCGCACTTCACCGTGTATTACGTAATTATCACGATTTATGTGTAGTCTATAAAACATATATATTTATATAACTAAATATTTATACGTAAAAAATCCCCAAGGTACACAGGATTAGCGTATTACTTTGCATACTACAAATTAATCTGCGGAATGTGGGGTTTAACCCTTGGGGAGAGAGCTATGGAGCGCAAGGAGTTGCTATCTGGGCATGACTTCTTCTAGGGGAAGGTCATTGTCTTTAAACCTTTTTGCCATACTGCCCTCTTCCAACGCCATAGCTTCGCTGATGTATAGTTCCTGGCTCGGCAGTGGGATCACAATTCCCTCTTGTTCAAATCTTTCTTTTATAATTCGGCTGATGTCACAATAGGCTGTCCAGTAATCCTCTGTCTTAGTATAGGCCAAAAACCAAATCTTAACAGCATCTTCAGCCAATTCACCGGTGTCGATCCAAGGTCCAGGGTCTTCCAATACTAAAGGATGGGAGTTGGCAATATCCTTAAGAACTTGGATCGCTTGAGGAATACTATTGCGGTAGCTGATCCTGATCGAGAGAAACATAGCGCGGACGGGGCTACTGGTTTCGTTCGTAATCACGTTACCCCAGACTGAGTTGTTCGGCAAGATAACGATTTTATTTTCCAAAGTATTGATGGTGGTGCAAACTAAGTTGACATCCTTAACGATACCGTTTACCCCAGCTACTTCAATCTTATCCCCCACGTCGAAAGGTTTATAGACCAAGATCATTAACCCATTGGCAAAGTTACCGAGGGTATTTTGAAACGCAAAGGCTACCACAAAACCAGCAGCTCCAATCATAGCCATCAGTGGACCAATACTGATCTCTAGGGCAGTAATCCCTAACATAATACCTACCACAAATAATCCTTGGCGGGTTAGAGTAACCAAGAACTGACCCAGCATCACTGAAATATTCGGGAACATCCACAACGATTTCTCGAGGATTGTCCCTACAATCAGGGAGAGGATGCTAAAACCAGCAACGATTCCTATACATTTGCCAATGTTATTCGCCCAGCGCAGACCTCCTTCTTTAGACTGGAGCCAGCCGACAATGGTAATCCAGGTTCCTTCAGTGTCGCTTACGTCTACCTTAATCCCACTGATGGCGTCGATGTATTTTTTGTACGACTCGACATCACCGCCTTTAAGTTCCAGCTCTTGAAGTACCACCTCAAAGCGATCGCTCAAAGCAGTGCGTTCCTCCCGCAGTCTGGTCATATTAAGCAGGACTTGCTTTTTAACTTCGGCCTTCGCATCGACCGCTTCTTCTATGTTTTCTTTGGCTTTGTCAATCCCCTGTTCAGTCTTTTTCTGCTCTTGTTCATCCGTAACGACTTTGTTGCTAATTGTCCCGATCTGCTCTTGAACCTTAGCAACTTCCTCTTCTGAGCTTGAGGTTTTGGCTTTATCTTTCTGCTGTTGAGTACCTTCAACTGCTTGATCAATCGCCCCTTGCGAGGTTTTATCCTGCTCGGTCTTTTCTCCTTGTTTGACTGCTTCTTTTACTGACTCCTGAGCTTTTTCGAGAGCTTCCTGTGCTTCTTCCGCCGCCTCTTTAGCTTTTACGCCACCTGATGGCGATGGCTCAGTCCCTATTTTTTCTTTAGTGTCTGTCCCTTCCTTAAGAGCCTTTTTGGCATCTTCTAGGGCATCAACAGCTTCCTTAGTTTTTTGAAGCTCTCGATTTTTGCGCTTGACAGCAATTTCCGCATCGCTGAGTTCTTTAACTTTAGTTTTAAGCAAGGACATCCACCCCTGAGCTTCACCATCCAGCTCATCCTTAGTGAATGGCTTGAGCAATAGCTCTAGCTCCTCAATCGGAATAGTTGGATCTGCAGTAGTAACCGCTTTCGGAATAGTTGAATCTTCAGTCGTAACCGCTTGCTCATTGGGTGAATTAGTGGTCTGTTGAGCTTGGACAGGTAACCACCATGCCCCAACGATTAAGAGACTGCCAAACAAAATGCTAATTTTCTTTTGTCGGTAACGAATCATTGGTTTTTCGTGTTAATCAGACGTTAATTAGGTGCGCTTGACCGATTAAGAATTAAATTCGCCACGGGTCGCACCTGAAGATGTAACCTATACAGTTTGGTTGACTTTTCAGTGTTAATCAAAGAAGATATAAGGTGTATAGTTTGGTTCACTGTTCAGTGTTAACCGTTAACTGTCAACAGTTGCTCCCGACCTTACCACCCGAAGATCGGCAGGGCTGTAACATTGCTCGATTTAGACTGAGGGGGGCAGATCTCAAGAGGATAGGAGCTGAATTTTCCGCAACTCTTCGGGATTTTGACAGAATTTATCCCTTAATAATCCTCTCTATATAACCCTGAAATGAAGATCCCGGGGCAATCAATAGTTAACGGTTAACAGTTAACTGTTAACCGTTAACAAGGTATAGATAGCCTTTTATTGGATCAAATCAAGGGATGTGCTTATTTTTGACCAACATTTTTGGCAAACAAACACCTTGGACAAAAATTTTGCTTTGCCCAATCTTCCCTGATCAACGACTAGGATGTTATCACATCTTTATTTCCATGGTTGTTAATTTTTGTTTCCATCATCCATGGCTTATGGTTTAATATCACTTTGAAAACGTGCGGAATTAGCAGCTTCTGCCGCAGCCACATCCCCTTTTCCAAAAAAGGCAGGAAAAGGTTTGGGAAGCTCTAGTGCCCGTTGAGTTGCAGGTCGGGCATCAATACGATTAAACCAGCCTTGAAGGTTGTTCAGCCCATCCACCGATACTTTCGCCCAATAATAAGCTCGTGCCCAAGGATAAGTGGCCATATCTACAATAGTGAACTCATTACCAAGGATGTAACTTTTCCCTTCAAGCTGCTGATCCAACACTTCCAGCAGCCTGCGTGATTCTGACCCATAGCGCTTGATGGCAAATTCATCACAATGCCCTTGAGGTTCTGCAATTCGCTGAAAGTACATCGCCTGACCCATCATCGGTCCAATGCCACTCATCTGAAACATCAGCCACTGAAGTGCTTGGGATCGAGCTTTTTCCCCCTCGGGAAGGAACTTTTGATATTTCTCAGCTAAATACCAAAGAATCGCACCCGACTCAAAAACCACAAAATCGTCATTACCACGATCAACGATGGTCGGGATGCGCCCATTGGGATTAAGGGATCTGTACCAGTCTGATTTCTGTTCTTTTTTGGAAAAGTCAATATAGGTCATCTCATAGTCCACCTCTGCTTCATGAAGAAAGATCAGCGGCTTCCATCCATTCATAGTCGATGCGGTGTAAAGATGAATCTCAGCTTGTTTTGTCATGATTTTTCTTTGGATCAGATATTGACGCTTGAGTAAGTTTTAATGAGCTTTGGAGCACGGAGCAAACAGAGGCTCTTCTACTTCCACACCTAAATCATGGTCGGGGTCAAGAAACACCATCTTTAGGTGACTGATCTACCGGTCTCGGTCAGCGTCAAATTGTGGATTTTTGATGACGTTGTAGCAGGCGAAATGGGGCAATTCCTCGAAGCCACAAAACTCATGACTCTTAATGGGCAGCAGCACCTCTTCTAGTGAGCGTCCTTCCAAGAAGCTATTCGGATTGTTAAAGACGTCAGCGGGCGCATTCCATGTGGTGGATAGCATAAATTTCTTGCCATTCATCAGCCCACCCGATCCGTATGAGCCATTACTGTGCCCGAAGAATTCACCATAAGCGTAGACATCGTCTATGTAACGCTTCAGAGTTGACGGCATCATGAACCAGTACACTGGGTACTGAAAGATGACCGCATCAGCTTGCTTGAATTTCCCAATCTCCTCTGGGATGTTGTAACCGTCTTCCACAACAGTGGTCAGTAGCTCGTATTGATCTTTCAATATCTCCACCGCTATCTCGAAAAGACCTTGATTGTAGCGGCCTTTGGCGAACTCCTTAGTCTCTTTGCCCAAAATCAAAAGCAGGGTTTTCATCAGATCACTTTCCCCCATCAGATAATGTGTACAGTTATTGCTTCATGTATTGCTTCATGGTTAAAATTTAAGTTACTATAGTAAACCAGTCTACATTTAGTAACCAGGTGGAAAAAATGAGTTCCGTCATCGACATGGAAACAGATAGCAAACGCACCATGCCCATAGGGGCACGCTACGCGAACGAAATTGATCGCGACATCGACATCAAAACCGATAGCGAAAGCAGCAAGAACGCCGACCCCTGTCTCAGCCCCTGTCCAATCGAGCGTGGAATGAGGATTTTGGGTGGCAAATGGAAAGGATCGATTCTTTGGCATCTCAAGGATGGCCCGATGCGATTCAACGATCTGGCGCGTCAGATCGGCGGAGCTAGCAAAAAAATGGTGACCCAGCGGCTTAGAGAAATGGAGGATACGGGTCTAGTCAACCGTAATGTAATCAGTACCAAGCCCATCGCTGTGGCCTATGAGATCACAGATTTTGGTCGAACAGCCCTGAGATTTCTGGAGGAGCTAAAGAAATGGGCAGAGGAATATAATATTTAATGTGAATCTCCAGGATTAAGCATTGATGTGGTGGATAACACAACAACTGCTTGGACTTATAGGTTATTTTTGACAGATGAAAAACTGTTTGTTAGACTTTGCTTAAATCCAAAGGGTTGGGTAGGTTAGGCGGCGACTACTGTAGAAGCTCACTTTTTAAGAGAGCTGTCCGCCGTAACCCACCAATAGTAAAAACTATAGCTGTCTAATATTTACTTTGTAAACAGTCTCGAAAACCTTAACTAGGATCCTATAAAATTGTCGGTGTTTAACTAGTTTTATGAAGTTTGATTAAAAAAAAAGCGAAAAATAACTTATAAAATTATAAAAATATCACTTTTTTTTAGATTACTATATAATTGAGTTGTTGTTATATAAGATGTTATATAATATCCCAAAAGTTTATAAATGTCATATAGCACTTATCATAGTCATGAGGTACAAATTTCTTGGTTTTAGGGAGCAGGGAGCAGGGAGCAGGGAGCAGGGAGCAGGGAATAGGCAATAGGCAATAGGCAATAGGCAATAGGCAATAGGTAATAGGTAATAGGTAAGAGGCAAGAGGTAAGAGGTAAAAAATCCTGTGTACCTCATAGCTATAAGAAACGCTATAATATAAATATTGAAACGGTAATCCAGCCGTTTGTAAAAATAGATAATATCAAATAATCAATGAATTTAGTGGTGATACAATAATGAATTTTCAGGCTGAACCAATAACAATTGATACCCTTTTATCTCAAACTAAAAGATATGTTATACCTCGTTATCAGCGAGAATTCTCCTGGACAAAGGAACAGATCGAAGAGCTATGGGATGACATTGTAGCTAATCTGGAGGAAAGAAATGGTGAAATAACTTGTAGCGAATATTTTTTAGGTACCTTGGTGCTTGCAGGAAGTGATGAGAGCTTCGATATCGAAATTGTAGATGGTCAGCAAAGAATTACCATCATTACGATGCTAATTTCATTGATTTCCAGGAAACTAAAAAAAGTTGGAGAAGAAGCATCGGCCACTTCAGCATTTAACAATTATATAAAAGGTACTGATCGAAGAGGAAGAGAATTTAAAAAGCTTGATAAGTGTAGCCAGAGCAATTATTTTTCTCTACTAGTCCAAGATTTACAACCTCATGAGTGTCCCGCTACTACAGATGAAGATAATAGGATTAAAGATGCCTATGATACCATTGAAAGGCTTTTATCAATTGACAATATCTCTAAATGTATATTTAAAAAGAATAAAATAGACAATGAAGAATATACCCAAAGCTTATTTGCACTTTTGGATCAAGTTATTGATAGTTTAAAGGTTATTCGAGTCAATGTAATTGATCAAGATCAGGCATATATAATCTTTGAATGAAATTTTAAATGCGAGAGGAATAAATCTTAGTCCAGTTGACTTAATAAAAAACAAAGTATTGGCAGAGTGTGATGAGCAGTATCCTATTGATTTTGCAAAAGAAAAATGGGATGAAATATCCAACAGGTTAACTCAGAGAGAGACAAACACTAGTTTAGAAGACTATGTTCTTCATTGGTGGATGGCAAGGCATAAGCAAACAAGGAAAAGAAATTTTTATAAGGATTTTAGAAAAAAATTGCAATCTAGAGATATAGTTCCACAAGACTTTTTAGAAGATCTTCATTCTACGAGTGAATTATATATAAAAATAGCTTCACCTCAAACTAGTGACTGGAATCAGGCTGATCAAAAACCTATTTTTTATAGCTTATTGGCTTTAAATACTTTCAAAATAATAATTAATAGACCGTTTTTAATTTCCTTATTTTTAGCAAAACAAAGTAAAAAAAATACACAATCTTTCCTGATTTATACTCTGACAAAAATTGAATATTTCCATTTTGTATTTAATGCAATATGTTCAATGAGGCCATCCAGCGTTGAAAGGCTATATTTGAATGCAGCTCGCCATTT
Encoded proteins:
- a CDS encoding HNH endonuclease family protein; the encoded protein is MNEILNARGINLSPVDLIKNKVLAECDEQYPIDFAKEKWDEISNRLTQRETNTSLEDYVLHWWMARHKQTRKRNFYKDFRKKLQSRDIVPQDFLEDLHSTSELYIKIASPQTSDWNQADQKPIFYSLLALNTFKIIINRPFLISLFLAKQSKKNTQSFLIYTLTKIEYFHFVFNAICSMRPSSVERLYLNAARHLQESSNKREAIKVIDDLIEDLTNKLPSEATFLDKFRKLKFTNSFTTHKKLIQYIFIKMELHARKNNEFYPEDLTLEHILPQSSGDKTKIGMIGNIIPIGESLNGDAGIRPLSQKMATYKKSDYRIVQEFVEKNGDKSSWEVKDIESRTEQLAREAFQNVWALNQINV
- a CDS encoding mechanosensitive ion channel domain-containing protein; protein product: MIRYRQKKISILFGSLLIVGAWWLPVQAQQTTNSPNEQAVTTEDSTIPKAVTTADPTIPIEELELLLKPFTKDELDGEAQGWMSLLKTKVKELSDAEIAVKRKNRELQKTKEAVDALEDAKKALKEGTDTKEKIGTEPSPSGGVKAKEAAEEAQEALEKAQESVKEAVKQGEKTEQDKTSQGAIDQAVEGTQQQKDKAKTSSSEEEVAKVQEQIGTISNKVVTDEQEQKKTEQGIDKAKENIEEAVDAKAEVKKQVLLNMTRLREERTALSDRFEVVLQELELKGGDVESYKKYIDAISGIKVDVSDTEGTWITIVGWLQSKEGGLRWANNIGKCIGIVAGFSILSLIVGTILEKSLWMFPNISVMLGQFLVTLTRQGLFVVGIMLGITALEISIGPLMAMIGAAGFVVAFAFQNTLGNFANGLMILVYKPFDVGDKIEVAGVNGIVKDVNLVCTTINTLENKIVILPNNSVWGNVITNETSSPVRAMFLSIRISYRNSIPQAIQVLKDIANSHPLVLEDPGPWIDTGELAEDAVKIWFLAYTKTEDYWTAYCDISRIIKERFEQEGIVIPLPSQELYISEAMALEEGSMAKRFKDNDLPLEEVMPR
- a CDS encoding mechanosensitive ion channel domain-containing protein, which translates into the protein MIRYRQKKISILFGSLLIVGAWWLPVQAQQTTKSPNQQAVTTADPTIPIEELELLLKPLTLDELEGEAQGWMFLLKTKVKELSDAEIAVKRKNRELQQSKEAVDALEDAKKALEEAKDTKEKIETEPSPSASVEANDAAVEAQEALKKAQESVEEAVKEEKKTQQDKTLQGAIDKAVESTEEDKNKAKTSDEEVAKVQEQIGTISNKVVTDEQQQKKTEQGLDKAQEKIEEAVEAKTEVKKQVLVNITKLRDERAGLSDRFEVVLEELELKGGDVKLYQKYVNAISGIKVDVTDTQGTWITIVGWLQSKEGGVRWANNIGKCIGIIAGFSILSVILGTVLEKSLGMFPNISVMLGQFLVSLTRQGLFVVGILVGITALEVSIGPLIAMIGAAGFVVAFAFQSTLGNLANGLMILLYKPFDVGDMIEVAGVKGKVQDVNLICTTIKTSQSKIIIVPNNSVWGNIIENETSSPVRAIFITVRVSYQNSITQAIQVLNDIANSHPLVLKDPGPWIDTGELAEYAVNIWFMAYTKREDYWTAYCDLSRIIKERFEQEGIVIPLPRQEIYISESMALEEGSMAKRFKGMTLS
- a CDS encoding ASPIC/UnbV domain-containing protein — its product is MNQESPSFQGGECQDANALATSTNHTRRNVQGVAVGDLNHDGFSDIVSVSNFDSPEPIPLQPYPFTYGSPFDETALFVPTFVPTENPGEFVWSGLELPDGTLSVEINSADNGNGWVEVQGIGTVGLTPDGHVNRDGIGAVFFFTPDNGQTVMQPILGGSSYASQDSLAANFGLGSSLQGTLEVLWPGGVRNRLYNVRNFERLLFPEIPCSFDGYWSNRLEYETCVDTALTDLVNTGVLPRQQVSRFFESAIRAFNESQTVPEPSTIMGLGILLGLGYLSRKHDN
- a CDS encoding helix-turn-helix domain-containing protein, with the protein product MSSVIDMETDSKRTMPIGARYANEIDRDIDIKTDSESSKNADPCLSPCPIERGMRILGGKWKGSILWHLKDGPMRFNDLARQIGGASKKMVTQRLREMEDTGLVNRNVISTKPIAVAYEITDFGRTALRFLEELKKWAEEYNI
- a CDS encoding NAD(P)H-dependent oxidoreductase, producing the protein MKTLLLILGKETKEFAKGRYNQGLFEIAVEILKDQYELLTTVVEDGYNIPEEIGKFKQADAVIFQYPVYWFMMPSTLKRYIDDVYAYGEFFGHSNGSYGSGGLMNGKKFMLSTTWNAPADVFNNPNSFLEGRSLEEVLLPIKSHEFCGFEELPHFACYNVIKNPQFDADRDR
- a CDS encoding DUF262 domain-containing protein, with the translated sequence MNFQAEPITIDTLLSQTKRYVIPRYQREFSWTKEQIEELWDDIVANLEERNGEITCSEYFLGTLVLAGSDESFDIEIVDGQQRITIITMLISLISRKLKKVGEEASATSAFNNYIKGTDRRGREFKKLDKCSQSNYFSLLVQDLQPHECPATTDEDNRIKDAYDTIERLLSIDNISKCIFKKNKIDNEEYTQSLFALLDQVIDSLKVIRVNVIDQDQAYIIFE
- a CDS encoding glutathione S-transferase family protein — encoded protein: MTKQAEIHLYTASTMNGWKPLIFLHEAEVDYEMTYIDFSKKEQKSDWYRSLNPNGRIPTIVDRGNDDFVVFESGAILWYLAEKYQKFLPEGEKARSQALQWLMFQMSGIGPMMGQAMYFQRIAEPQGHCDEFAIKRYGSESRRLLEVLDQQLEGKSYILGNEFTIVDMATYPWARAYYWAKVSVDGLNNLQGWFNRIDARPATQRALELPKPFPAFFGKGDVAAAEAANSARFQSDIKP